From Erwinia pyri, a single genomic window includes:
- the acnA gene encoding aconitate hydratase AcnA: protein MSSTLHNKARATLDVKGQRYTYYSLPQAAEELGDLSRLPKSLKVLMENLLRWQDEDSVTAEDITALAGWLTHAHADREIAYRPARVLMQDFTGVPAVVDLAAMREAVNRLGGDVAKVNPLSPVDLVIDHSVTVDHFGDDDAFEENVRLEMERNHERYVFLRWGQKAFNQFSVVPPGTGICHQVNLEYLGKAVWHETKDGEEIAYPDTLVGTDSHTTMINALGVLGWGVGGIEAEAAMLGQPVSMLIPDVVGFKLTGKLKPGITATDLVLTVTQMLRKHGVVGKFVEFYGDGLDDLPLADRGTLANMAPEYGATCGFFPLDEVTTGYMKLTGRSSEQVALVEHYAKAQGLWRNPGDEPRFTSSLALDMNDVVASVAGPKRPQDRVSLGEVPKAFQASNELEVNQAIKPHKEVTYHDSKTGQQHTLKDGAVVISAITSCTNTSNASIMLAAGLLAKKAVTLGLKRQPWVKASLAPGSKVASDYLAAAGLTPYLDKLGFNLVGYGCTTCIGNSGPLPDEIESAIKQGDLTMGAVLSGNRNFEGRIHPYVKTNWLASPPLVVAYALAGNMNINLQEDALGEDPTGKPVYLKDIWPSPEEIAEAVQLVSTDMFHKEYAEVFEGTPEWQQIKVSEAATYDWDEGSTYIRLSPFFDDMEQEPKPVEDIRGARILAMLGDSVTTDHISPAGSIKAESPAGRYLQSHGVARGDFNSYGSRRGNHEVMMRGTFANIRIRNEMVPGVEGGVTRFVPGNEQLAIYDAAMKYQQQGTPLAVIAGKEYGSGSSRDWAAKGPRLLGIRVVIAESFERIHRSNLIGMGILPLEFPEGVTRKTLGLTGDEQIDVENLTQLKPGGTVNVTLTFSDGRKEMLTTRCRIDTGNELTYYQNDGILHYVIRNMLSDKPVAA, encoded by the coding sequence ATGTCGTCTACCCTACATAATAAAGCCAGGGCTACACTGGATGTCAAAGGCCAACGCTATACCTATTACAGCCTGCCCCAGGCCGCTGAAGAGCTGGGAGATCTCTCCCGCCTGCCCAAATCGCTGAAAGTGCTGATGGAAAATCTGCTGCGCTGGCAGGATGAAGATTCTGTTACCGCTGAGGATATTACTGCCCTGGCGGGATGGCTCACCCATGCGCATGCCGACCGGGAAATTGCCTATCGTCCGGCACGTGTATTAATGCAGGACTTTACCGGCGTTCCCGCAGTGGTCGATCTGGCCGCCATGAGGGAAGCGGTAAACCGGCTCGGCGGGGACGTTGCCAAAGTGAATCCGTTGTCGCCGGTAGACTTGGTTATTGATCATTCGGTCACCGTCGACCATTTTGGCGATGATGATGCTTTCGAAGAGAACGTGCGCCTTGAAATGGAGCGCAACCACGAGCGCTATGTTTTTCTGCGCTGGGGGCAGAAAGCGTTCAATCAGTTCAGCGTGGTGCCGCCAGGTACGGGTATCTGTCATCAGGTCAACCTTGAGTACCTCGGCAAAGCGGTCTGGCATGAAACCAAAGATGGCGAAGAGATCGCCTATCCCGATACCCTGGTAGGCACCGACTCGCACACCACCATGATCAACGCGCTGGGCGTGTTAGGCTGGGGCGTGGGCGGCATCGAGGCAGAAGCTGCCATGCTGGGGCAGCCCGTATCGATGCTGATACCTGACGTGGTAGGTTTTAAGCTGACCGGGAAATTAAAACCTGGCATCACCGCAACGGATCTGGTGCTCACTGTTACTCAGATGCTGCGAAAGCATGGCGTTGTCGGTAAGTTTGTCGAATTCTATGGTGATGGTCTGGACGATCTGCCGCTGGCCGATCGCGGCACGCTTGCCAATATGGCACCGGAATATGGCGCAACCTGCGGCTTCTTCCCGCTGGATGAAGTCACTACCGGCTATATGAAGCTGACCGGCCGCAGCAGTGAACAGGTGGCACTGGTAGAGCATTATGCTAAGGCGCAGGGGCTGTGGAGAAATCCGGGTGATGAGCCACGCTTTACCAGTTCACTGGCGCTGGATATGAATGATGTAGTGGCCAGCGTGGCGGGACCAAAACGGCCGCAGGATCGCGTCTCCTTAGGAGAGGTACCTAAAGCGTTTCAGGCAAGCAACGAGCTGGAAGTGAATCAGGCGATCAAGCCGCATAAAGAAGTCACTTATCATGACAGCAAAACGGGCCAGCAGCATACGTTGAAGGATGGCGCCGTGGTTATCTCCGCTATCACCTCCTGCACCAATACCTCGAATGCCAGCATCATGCTGGCGGCCGGACTACTGGCGAAAAAAGCGGTTACGCTGGGGCTTAAGCGTCAGCCGTGGGTCAAAGCGTCGCTGGCGCCTGGCTCCAAAGTGGCTTCGGACTACCTTGCCGCTGCCGGCCTGACCCCCTATCTGGATAAGCTCGGCTTTAACCTGGTCGGCTATGGCTGCACTACCTGTATCGGTAACTCGGGGCCGCTGCCGGATGAGATTGAAAGTGCCATCAAACAGGGCGATCTCACCATGGGGGCAGTGCTCTCCGGGAACCGTAATTTTGAAGGGCGCATTCACCCCTATGTGAAAACCAACTGGCTGGCTTCGCCGCCGCTGGTGGTGGCCTATGCGCTGGCAGGTAATATGAATATCAATCTGCAGGAAGATGCGCTTGGCGAGGATCCCACCGGTAAGCCTGTCTATCTCAAAGATATCTGGCCTTCACCGGAAGAGATCGCTGAAGCCGTGCAGCTTGTCTCAACCGATATGTTCCATAAAGAGTATGCCGAAGTGTTTGAAGGCACGCCTGAGTGGCAGCAGATCAAAGTCAGTGAAGCCGCTACTTATGACTGGGACGAAGGATCGACCTATATTCGTCTTTCGCCTTTCTTTGATGATATGGAACAAGAACCCAAACCGGTTGAAGATATCCGGGGCGCGCGGATCCTGGCGATGCTGGGTGATTCAGTCACTACGGATCATATCTCTCCTGCAGGCAGCATCAAGGCGGAGAGTCCGGCAGGGCGTTACCTGCAGTCACATGGTGTTGCGCGTGGTGATTTTAACTCCTACGGATCGCGTCGCGGTAACCATGAGGTGATGATGCGCGGCACCTTCGCCAATATCCGTATCCGCAACGAGATGGTGCCGGGAGTGGAAGGGGGCGTAACGCGCTTTGTGCCGGGTAATGAGCAGTTAGCCATTTATGATGCGGCGATGAAATATCAGCAGCAGGGCACGCCGCTGGCGGTGATTGCGGGCAAAGAGTATGGTTCAGGCTCCAGCCGCGACTGGGCAGCCAAAGGTCCGCGCCTGCTGGGCATCAGGGTGGTTATTGCCGAATCCTTTGAGCGTATCCACCGTTCAAACCTGATTGGTATGGGGATCCTGCCGCTGGAGTTTCCGGAAGGGGTGACCCGCAAAACGCTGGGGTTAACCGGCGACGAGCAGATTGATGTGGAAAACCTGACGCAGTTGAAACCGGGGGGCACGGTAAACGTCACCCTGACCTTCAGCGACGGGCGGAAAGAGATGCTGACAACACGCTGCCGCATCGACACAGGCAATGAGCTGACTTACTACCAGAACGACGGCATACTGCATTACGTTATCCGTAATATGCTGAGTGATAAACCTGTTGCGGCATGA
- a CDS encoding YmiA family putative membrane protein — MATRLSVQPDFGHKTIKVQRTSNLKRRAWLAVFAGSALFWIVVAFMIWRVWG; from the coding sequence ATGGCTACCAGATTATCTGTACAACCCGACTTCGGGCACAAAACCATCAAGGTTCAGCGTACCAGCAATCTTAAACGCAGGGCCTGGTTAGCGGTATTCGCCGGTTCAGCGCTGTTTTGGATTGTTGTTGCATTCATGATCTGGCGTGTATGGGGTTAA
- the cysB gene encoding HTH-type transcriptional regulator CysB codes for MKLQQLRYIVEVVNHNLNVSSTAEGLYTSQPGISKQVRMLEDELGIQIFARSGKHLTQVTPAGQEIIRIAREVLSKVDAIKSVAGEHTWPDKGSLFVATTHTQARYALPNVIKGFIERYPRVSLHMHQGSPTQIAEAVSKGNADFAIATEALHLYDDLIMLPCYHWNRAIVVTPDHPLAGKAKVSIEELAEYPLVTYTFGFTGRSELDTAFNRAGLTPRIVFTATDADVIKTYVRLGLGVGVIASMAVDPVSDPDLVRIEATDVFSFSTTKIGFRRSTFLRSYMYDFIQRFAPHLTRDVVDTAVSLRSNEDIEAMFKDIKLPAR; via the coding sequence ATGAAATTGCAGCAGCTGCGTTATATCGTAGAAGTGGTGAATCACAATCTTAACGTCTCCTCCACCGCAGAAGGGCTTTATACTTCGCAACCCGGTATCAGCAAGCAGGTGCGTATGCTGGAGGATGAACTGGGCATTCAGATTTTTGCCCGCAGCGGTAAGCATCTGACTCAGGTTACGCCGGCAGGGCAGGAAATTATTCGTATTGCCCGTGAAGTGCTCTCTAAAGTTGATGCAATTAAATCTGTGGCGGGCGAGCATACCTGGCCCGATAAAGGCTCGCTCTTTGTTGCCACCACCCATACTCAGGCTCGCTACGCCTTACCTAACGTGATTAAAGGCTTTATAGAGCGTTACCCGCGCGTCTCGCTGCATATGCATCAGGGATCGCCCACGCAGATTGCAGAGGCCGTTTCTAAGGGTAATGCTGACTTTGCCATTGCTACGGAAGCGTTGCATCTCTACGACGATTTGATCATGTTGCCGTGCTATCACTGGAACCGGGCGATTGTGGTTACCCCCGATCATCCTTTAGCGGGTAAAGCCAAAGTCTCTATTGAAGAACTTGCAGAATATCCATTAGTGACCTATACGTTCGGTTTTACGGGCCGGTCTGAACTGGACACCGCTTTTAACCGGGCCGGGCTGACCCCACGCATTGTCTTTACCGCTACCGATGCCGATGTGATTAAAACCTATGTTCGGCTGGGCCTGGGTGTTGGAGTGATCGCCAGCATGGCGGTAGACCCAGTCTCCGATCCCGATCTGGTTCGCATTGAGGCAACAGATGTATTTAGCTTCAGTACGACCAAAATCGGCTTTCGTCGCAGCACCTTCCTGAGGAGTTACATGTATGACTTCATTCAGCGTTTTGCCCCTCATCTGACGCGCGATGTGGTTGATACTGCTGTAAGTTTGCGTTCCAACGAAGATATCGAAGCGATGTTCAAAGATATCAAATTGCCCGCCCGATAA
- the topA gene encoding type I DNA topoisomerase, which translates to MGKALVIVESPAKAKTINKYLGNDYVVKSSVGHIRDLPTSGSTVKKSADSTTSKPAKKVKKDEKAALVSRMGVDPYHGWEADYQILPGKEKVVAELKSLAQNADHIYLATDLDREGEAIAWHLREVIGGDDSRFSRVVFNEITKNAIRQAFEKPGELNISRVNAQQARRFMDRVVGYMVSPLLWKKIARGLSAGRVQSVAVRLVVEREREIKAFVPEEYWELHADLNTPKGIGLPMEVTHQHDKPFRPVNGDQTHAAVSLLEKARYVVADREDKPTSSKPGAPFITSTLQQAASTRLGYGVKKTMMMAQRLYEAGHITYMRTDSTNLSQDAVSMVRGYIESEFGGKYLPKAANVYTSKDNSQEAHEAIRPSDVAIQAEQLKDMEADAQKLYQLIWRQFVACQMMPAQYDSTTLTVTAGDFKLKAKGRTLRFDGWTKVMPALRKGDEDRTLPPIEIGEELKLQQLKPSQHFTKPPARFSEASLVRELEKRGIGRPSTYASIISTIQDRGYVRVESRRFYAEKMGEIVTDRLESNFRELMNYDFTAHMEDSLDQVANNEAQWKGVLDKFFADFSQQLEQADKDPEEGGMQPNQMILTSIDCPTCGRKMGIRTASTGVFLGCSGYALPPKERCKQTINLIPENEVLNILEGDDAETNALRARRRCQKCGTAMDSYLIDNQRKLHVCGNNPGCDGYEIEQGEFRIKGYDGPVVECEKCGSEMHLKMGRFGKYMACTNDECKNTRKILRNGDVAPPKEDPVPLPELACEKSDAYFVLRDGAAGVFLAANTFPKSRETRAPLVEELQRFRDRLPEKLRYLADAPVSDEEGNKSVVRFSRKTKQQYVSTEKEGKATGWSAFYVDGKWEVATKTSKK; encoded by the coding sequence ATGGGTAAAGCTCTCGTAATAGTTGAGTCCCCGGCAAAAGCCAAAACAATCAATAAATATCTCGGTAACGACTACGTGGTGAAGTCCAGCGTAGGGCATATCCGGGATTTGCCGACCAGTGGATCAACAGTTAAAAAGAGCGCTGACTCTACAACCAGTAAACCAGCCAAAAAAGTGAAGAAAGATGAAAAGGCGGCGCTGGTCAGCCGCATGGGCGTCGATCCTTATCACGGTTGGGAAGCGGACTACCAGATTCTGCCAGGCAAAGAGAAAGTGGTTGCAGAGCTGAAGTCTCTGGCCCAGAACGCTGATCATATCTATCTCGCAACGGACCTTGACCGCGAAGGGGAAGCCATTGCCTGGCACCTGCGGGAAGTGATCGGTGGCGATGATTCACGCTTCAGCCGCGTGGTCTTTAACGAAATCACCAAGAATGCTATTCGTCAGGCTTTTGAAAAGCCGGGCGAACTCAATATCAGTCGCGTCAACGCGCAGCAGGCACGCCGTTTCATGGACCGCGTGGTGGGCTATATGGTCTCGCCACTGCTGTGGAAAAAGATCGCCCGCGGCCTCTCCGCTGGCCGTGTCCAGTCCGTAGCGGTACGGCTGGTGGTAGAGCGTGAGCGCGAAATCAAAGCCTTTGTGCCTGAAGAGTACTGGGAACTGCATGCCGATCTGAACACGCCAAAAGGCATCGGCCTGCCAATGGAAGTCACGCATCAGCATGACAAACCGTTCCGTCCGGTTAATGGCGACCAGACACATGCAGCCGTCAGCCTGCTGGAAAAAGCCCGCTATGTGGTGGCCGATCGCGAAGATAAGCCAACCAGCAGCAAGCCGGGCGCACCCTTTATTACCTCCACGTTGCAGCAGGCGGCGAGTACGCGTCTGGGCTACGGCGTGAAGAAAACCATGATGATGGCGCAGCGTCTCTATGAGGCTGGACACATCACTTATATGCGTACTGACTCCACCAACCTGAGTCAGGATGCGGTGAGCATGGTGCGTGGCTATATCGAAAGCGAGTTTGGTGGCAAATATCTGCCAAAAGCCGCTAACGTCTATACCAGCAAAGATAACTCTCAGGAAGCGCACGAAGCGATCCGTCCGTCTGACGTCGCTATTCAGGCGGAGCAGTTAAAGGATATGGAAGCCGATGCGCAGAAGCTCTATCAGCTGATCTGGCGTCAGTTTGTCGCCTGTCAGATGATGCCAGCGCAATATGACTCCACCACGCTGACCGTGACTGCCGGTGATTTCAAACTGAAGGCGAAAGGACGCACGCTGCGTTTTGATGGCTGGACGAAAGTGATGCCTGCGCTGCGTAAAGGCGATGAAGATCGCACCTTGCCCCCGATTGAAATTGGGGAAGAGCTTAAGCTGCAGCAGCTCAAGCCAAGCCAGCACTTTACCAAACCACCGGCCCGCTTCAGCGAAGCTTCGCTGGTGCGTGAGCTGGAAAAACGCGGGATCGGCCGTCCTTCAACCTACGCATCGATTATTTCAACCATCCAGGATCGTGGCTATGTCCGCGTGGAAAGCCGTCGTTTTTACGCGGAAAAGATGGGCGAAATCGTGACCGACCGTCTGGAGTCTAACTTCCGTGAGCTGATGAATTATGACTTCACCGCGCATATGGAAGACAGCCTGGATCAGGTAGCGAACAACGAAGCGCAGTGGAAAGGGGTGCTGGACAAGTTCTTTGCTGATTTCAGCCAGCAGCTGGAGCAGGCGGATAAGGATCCGGAAGAGGGCGGCATGCAGCCTAATCAGATGATCCTGACCTCCATCGACTGCCCGACGTGTGGCCGTAAAATGGGGATCCGTACCGCCAGCACCGGCGTCTTCCTTGGCTGTTCAGGCTATGCATTGCCGCCAAAAGAGCGTTGCAAGCAGACCATCAATCTGATCCCTGAGAATGAAGTGCTGAACATTCTTGAGGGTGATGATGCGGAGACCAACGCGCTGCGCGCCCGTCGCCGCTGCCAGAAATGTGGCACCGCCATGGACAGCTACCTGATCGACAACCAGCGCAAGCTGCATGTCTGCGGTAATAATCCGGGCTGCGATGGTTATGAAATCGAGCAGGGCGAATTCCGCATCAAGGGCTATGATGGCCCGGTGGTGGAGTGTGAGAAGTGTGGTTCAGAAATGCACCTGAAAATGGGGCGTTTCGGTAAGTACATGGCCTGCACCAACGACGAGTGTAAAAACACTCGTAAGATCCTGCGTAATGGTGATGTCGCGCCGCCGAAAGAAGATCCGGTTCCGCTGCCAGAGCTGGCTTGCGAAAAATCGGATGCTTATTTTGTCCTGCGTGATGGCGCAGCTGGCGTCTTCCTTGCGGCCAACACCTTCCCTAAATCCAGGGAAACGCGTGCGCCGCTGGTGGAAGAGCTGCAACGCTTCCGCGATCGTCTGCCTGAGAAGCTGCGTTATCTGGCCGATGCGCCAGTCAGTGACGAAGAGGGTAATAAATCGGTAGTCCGCTTCAGCCGTAAAACCAAACAGCAGTATGTCAGTACCGAGAAAGAAGGGAAGGCAACGGGCTGGTCGGCGTTTTACGTTGACGGCAAATGGGAAGTCGCCACCAAAACCTCGAAAAAGTAA
- a CDS encoding DUF2498 family protein produces the protein MNQTQMIDRDNLLALANEMIADHKDYFSGLAATEVEQKGELLIFRGDYFLDEQGLPGEKSTVVFNVFKYLTVQLSPSYTLKK, from the coding sequence ATGAATCAGACCCAGATGATAGATCGGGATAATTTACTGGCGCTGGCCAACGAAATGATCGCCGACCATAAAGATTATTTTAGCGGATTAGCCGCAACGGAGGTGGAGCAAAAAGGAGAGCTGCTTATTTTCCGCGGGGACTATTTTTTGGATGAACAGGGCTTGCCGGGGGAAAAGAGTACGGTGGTGTTTAACGTGTTTAAATACTTAACGGTTCAGCTGTCGCCCAGTTACACACTGAAGAAGTAG
- the sohB gene encoding protease SohB gives MELLSYYGLFLAKTITVVVAIAAVAVLITNLAMRKRMQSGQLKLTNLGERYQEMKDDMMLAKMKHQDQKLWHKEQKKKNKLEAKATKQRAKQGLKPESGKPSLFVLDFKGSMDAHEVSSLREEISAVMAVAKAEDEVLLRLESPGGVVHGYGLASSQLQRLREKGIRLTVAVDKVAASGGYMMACVADRIVAAPFSIIGSIGVVAQIPNFNRLLKRNNVDVELHTAGEYKRTLTLFGENTEQGREKFREDLNETHLLFKQFVHQMRPALDIDSVATGEHWFGTQALEKGLIDAIGTSDDLIIDQMANHEVISVRYTRRKKMMDRFTQSAAASAERLLLRLWQRGEKPLL, from the coding sequence GTGGAATTACTCTCTTATTATGGGCTTTTTCTGGCCAAAACGATCACCGTGGTGGTAGCCATTGCAGCCGTTGCGGTGCTGATCACCAATCTGGCGATGCGTAAGCGCATGCAGTCCGGCCAGCTCAAACTGACCAACCTGGGGGAGCGCTACCAGGAGATGAAAGATGACATGATGCTCGCAAAAATGAAGCATCAGGATCAAAAATTGTGGCACAAAGAGCAAAAGAAGAAAAATAAGCTGGAAGCAAAAGCCACAAAACAGCGCGCTAAGCAGGGGCTTAAACCCGAGAGCGGCAAGCCTTCACTGTTTGTGCTGGACTTTAAGGGCAGCATGGATGCCCATGAAGTCAGCTCCCTGCGTGAGGAGATCTCTGCGGTGATGGCGGTGGCAAAAGCGGAAGATGAGGTGCTGTTACGTCTGGAAAGTCCGGGCGGCGTGGTTCACGGTTACGGTTTGGCCTCTTCACAGTTACAGCGTCTGCGCGAAAAGGGCATTCGTCTGACCGTGGCGGTGGATAAGGTTGCTGCCAGCGGAGGCTACATGATGGCCTGTGTGGCAGATCGTATCGTCGCGGCGCCGTTTTCCATTATCGGATCTATTGGCGTTGTCGCCCAGATCCCAAACTTTAACCGTCTGCTGAAGCGTAACAATGTGGATGTGGAACTGCATACCGCTGGCGAATACAAACGTACGCTGACGCTCTTTGGTGAAAACACCGAGCAGGGACGCGAGAAGTTTCGTGAAGATCTGAACGAAACCCATCTGCTGTTCAAGCAGTTTGTTCACCAGATGCGTCCTGCGCTGGATATAGACAGCGTGGCGACGGGTGAGCACTGGTTTGGCACGCAGGCGCTGGAGAAAGGACTGATTGATGCTATCGGCACCAGCGACGATCTGATCATCGACCAGATGGCCAACCACGAAGTGATTTCCGTACGCTATACCCGCCGTAAAAAAATGATGGACCGCTTCACGCAAAGCGCGGCGGCCAGTGCTGAACGTCTTCTGCTCCGCCTCTGGCAGCGGGGTGAAAAACCACTGCTGTAG
- a CDS encoding YciK family oxidoreductase, which translates to MHYQPKDNLLTDRIILVTGASDGIGREAALTYARYGAQVLLLGRNAQKLERVASEIAATGKESPHYFLLDLEQATPERCQLLAEEVAAHVPRLDGVLHNAGLLGEIVSMEKQDPAVWQQVMRVNIDATFFLTQALLPLLLKSTSASLVFTTSSVGRQGRSGWGAYSVSKFATEGMMQVLADEYDSKHLRVNCINPGGTRTKMRASAFPQEDANKLKTPADIMPLYLYLMGDDSKRKTGISYDAQPGRKPGAAE; encoded by the coding sequence GTGCACTATCAACCTAAAGACAACTTACTTACTGACCGTATCATTCTGGTTACCGGCGCAAGCGACGGCATTGGCCGTGAGGCCGCCCTGACCTACGCCCGCTATGGCGCCCAGGTTTTGTTGCTGGGCCGTAATGCGCAAAAATTAGAGCGGGTAGCCAGTGAGATCGCCGCAACCGGCAAAGAGAGTCCCCACTATTTTCTGCTGGATTTAGAGCAGGCGACGCCAGAGCGCTGCCAACTGCTTGCTGAAGAGGTGGCTGCGCATGTCCCTCGCCTCGATGGCGTCCTGCACAATGCAGGATTGCTGGGTGAGATTGTTAGCATGGAGAAGCAGGATCCCGCCGTCTGGCAGCAGGTGATGCGGGTCAATATTGATGCCACCTTCTTTCTGACTCAGGCGCTGCTGCCGCTGCTGCTGAAATCCACTTCCGCGTCGCTGGTCTTTACCACTTCCAGCGTGGGGCGTCAGGGCCGCTCAGGCTGGGGCGCCTACTCTGTGTCTAAATTTGCCACTGAAGGGATGATGCAGGTGCTGGCAGATGAATATGACAGCAAGCATCTGCGGGTAAACTGCATCAATCCCGGCGGGACGCGCACAAAAATGCGTGCCAGCGCGTTTCCGCAAGAAGATGCGAACAAGCTGAAAACACCGGCGGATATTATGCCGCTCTACCTTTATCTGATGGGTGACGACAGCAAACGGAAAACGGGTATCAGTTACGATGCCCAGCCCGGCCGTAAACCGGGAGCGGCAGAATAA
- the cobO gene encoding cob(I)yrinic acid a,c-diamide adenosyltransferase, translating to MADERHQQRQQKLKEKVDARIAAATEIRGILMVFTGNGKGKTTAAFGTATRAVGHQKRVGVIQFIKGEWLNGERNLLEPQGVEFQVMATGFTWDTQNRETDTQACLQVWQHGLRMLQDESLDLVVLDELTYMVSFDYLPLAEVIAALKGRPAHQSVIITGRGCHREIVELADTVTEMRPVKHAFDAGIQAQQGIDW from the coding sequence ATGGCTGACGAGCGACACCAGCAGCGCCAGCAGAAGCTGAAAGAGAAAGTTGATGCGCGCATCGCTGCAGCTACGGAAATTCGCGGTATTTTGATGGTGTTCACCGGCAACGGCAAAGGGAAAACCACCGCCGCTTTTGGCACCGCGACACGTGCCGTGGGCCACCAGAAGCGCGTTGGGGTCATTCAATTCATAAAGGGAGAATGGCTTAACGGTGAACGTAATTTACTGGAGCCGCAGGGCGTGGAGTTTCAGGTTATGGCGACCGGGTTTACCTGGGATACGCAAAACCGTGAAACGGATACGCAAGCCTGCCTGCAGGTCTGGCAGCACGGCTTGCGGATGTTGCAGGATGAGAGCCTGGATCTGGTGGTGCTGGATGAGCTGACATATATGGTCAGCTTTGACTACCTGCCTCTTGCCGAGGTGATTGCCGCGCTGAAGGGGCGCCCTGCTCATCAAAGCGTGATTATTACCGGCCGGGGCTGTCATCGCGAAATAGTGGAACTGGCGGATACCGTTACCGAAATGCGTCCGGTGAAACATGCTTTTGATGCGGGAATTCAGGCTCAGCAAGGTATTGACTGGTAA
- the rluB gene encoding 23S rRNA pseudouridine(2605) synthase RluB, protein MSEKLQKVLARAGHGSRREIETMISAGRVSVDGKLATLGDRVESSASIKIRVDGHLVSVAESTTEVCRVLAYYKPEGELCTRNDPEGRPTVFDRLPKLRGARWIAVGRLDVNTCGLLLFTTDGELANRLMHPSREVEREYAVRVFGAIDDDKIKQLSRGVQLEDGPASFKTLKFTGGEGINQWYNVTLTEGRNREVRRLWESVGVQVSRLIRTRYGDITLPKGLPRGGWTELELAPTNYLRELVGLPAETTSKVAVEKDRRRTKANQIRRAVKRHSQVSGTRRPSSKRG, encoded by the coding sequence ATGAGCGAAAAATTACAGAAAGTCTTAGCACGCGCCGGGCACGGTTCCCGCCGCGAAATTGAAACCATGATCTCCGCCGGACGCGTCAGCGTGGACGGCAAGCTGGCTACGTTGGGCGACCGCGTCGAATCCAGCGCATCCATTAAAATCCGCGTAGATGGCCACCTGGTCTCCGTGGCGGAATCCACCACTGAAGTCTGCCGCGTTCTGGCTTACTATAAGCCTGAAGGCGAGCTCTGTACGCGTAACGATCCTGAAGGTCGCCCGACCGTCTTTGACCGTCTGCCTAAACTGCGCGGCGCCCGCTGGATTGCCGTAGGCCGTCTGGACGTGAATACCTGCGGCCTGCTGCTGTTTACCACCGATGGCGAACTGGCAAACCGACTGATGCACCCGAGCCGGGAAGTTGAAAGGGAATATGCGGTTCGCGTATTCGGCGCTATTGATGATGACAAGATCAAACAGCTGAGCCGTGGCGTGCAGCTGGAAGATGGTCCTGCTTCTTTTAAAACGCTGAAATTCACCGGCGGCGAAGGGATCAACCAGTGGTATAACGTGACGCTGACAGAAGGGCGTAACCGTGAAGTTCGCCGTCTGTGGGAATCGGTCGGCGTGCAGGTCAGCCGTCTGATCCGTACCCGCTACGGCGATATCACGCTGCCGAAAGGGCTGCCACGCGGTGGCTGGACGGAGCTTGAACTGGCCCCGACTAACTATTTACGTGAGCTGGTTGGGCTGCCGGCAGAAACCACCAGTAAAGTGGCGGTAGAGAAAGATCGCCGTCGCACCAAAGCGAATCAGATCCGTCGCGCGGTCAAACGCCATTCGCAGGTCAGCGGCACTCGCCGTCCATCCAGCAAACGTGGCTGA
- a CDS encoding lipoprotein, translated as MKKIAILPALAALMLSGCSVGKYEYSSEAMKRVDMNFTGIPTILGVGALGTSIPITPEYSLTAAHVAKLSMQRVKAYHPYCDLAIIYHKNDIKTLPKFRNGDIGEPVKMYGYSFITAMPVESSGVNLALTGIRNEWNKRPCVAMVSNAGVVKGMSGGAVYNKDDTIGGVIVGFTNEIKRHKNTAVPLKDVSLYLPYNDFKEWLSKTTT; from the coding sequence ATGAAAAAAATAGCGATCTTACCAGCATTAGCGGCGCTAATGCTGTCCGGCTGCTCTGTGGGCAAATATGAGTACAGCAGTGAAGCCATGAAGCGGGTGGATATGAATTTCACCGGCATTCCTACCATTCTGGGCGTCGGTGCGCTGGGTACCAGCATTCCTATCACCCCGGAATACAGCCTGACGGCGGCCCATGTGGCTAAGCTTTCCATGCAGCGCGTGAAGGCTTATCACCCCTATTGCGACCTCGCAATTATCTACCACAAGAACGATATTAAAACCCTGCCGAAATTCCGTAATGGTGATATAGGTGAACCGGTTAAAATGTACGGCTACAGTTTTATCACTGCCATGCCGGTTGAGTCCTCTGGCGTTAATCTGGCTCTTACCGGTATTCGTAACGAGTGGAATAAACGGCCCTGCGTGGCCATGGTCTCTAATGCGGGCGTAGTTAAAGGGATGTCGGGCGGCGCAGTTTATAACAAGGATGACACTATCGGTGGCGTGATTGTGGGCTTCACGAATGAAATTAAACGCCATAAAAACACAGCAGTTCCGCTTAAGGATGTCTCACTTTATCTTCCCTATAATGACTTTAAAGAGTGGCTGAGCAAAACTACGACTTAA